A genomic region of Arachis stenosperma cultivar V10309 chromosome 9, arast.V10309.gnm1.PFL2, whole genome shotgun sequence contains the following coding sequences:
- the LOC130947850 gene encoding peroxidase 47-like gives MANLLVIVLVIHQVMASGYRMGANGLDMNYYLMVGCPLVEPVVKNIVNRALQHDPTLAAALIRMHFHDCFIQGCDGSILIDSTKNNTAEKDSPGNLSLRGYEVIDEIKEELERQCPGVVSCADILAMAARDAVFFAGGPIYDIPKGRKDGRRSKIEDTINLPFPTFNASELIKAFGQRGFSAQEMVALSGAHTLGVARCASFKNRLNQADPTLDSQFAKTLSRTCSSGDTTEQPFDATRNDFDNLYFNALVRKNGVLTSDQTLYASPLTRNIVNAYAFNQAMFFFDFQQAMVKMSLIDAKDESKGEVRQNCRRIL, from the exons ATGGCAAATTTGTTGGTAATTGTTTTGGTGATTCATCAAGTGATGGCAAGTGGATACAGAATGGGAGCAAATGGCTTAGACATGAACTATTACTTGATGGTGGGTTGCCCTCTTGTTGAGCCTGTCGTTAAGAACATTGTCAATAGGGCTTTGCAACATGATCCTACTCTTGCTGCTGCTCTTATTAGAATGCATTTCCATGACTGCTTCATTCAG GGTTGTGATGGGTCAATCCTAATTGACTCCACAAAGAACAATACAGCAGAAAAGGACTCACCAGGGAATCTGAGCCTTAGAGGATACGAAGTCATTGATGAAATCAAGGAAGAACTTGAAAGACAATGTCCTGGTGTTGTTTCGTGTGCTGATATTCTTGCTATGGCGGCTAGGGATGCTGTATTCTTT gCTGGAGGTCCAATCTATGACATACCAAAAGGGAGAAAGGATGGAAGAAGGTCGAAAATAGAGGATACTATAAATCTTCCATTCCCAACCTTCAATGCCTCTGAATTGATTAAGGCTTTTGGGCAACGTGGTTTTTCTGCTCAAGAAATGGTCGCTCTTTCGG GGGCTCACACGTTAGGAGTGGCAAGATGTGCTTCTTTCAAGAATAGATTGAACCAAGCTGACCCAACATTGGACTCACAATTTGCCAAGACACTCTCTAGGACATGCAGCTCCGGCGACACGACAGAGCAGCCGTTCGATGCAACAAGAAACGACTTTGACAACTTGTACTTCAATGCTCTGGTGAGGAAGAATGGTGTTCTCACGTCAGATCAAACCCTCTATGCTAGCCCTTTAACAAGGAACATTGTGAATGCCTATGCATTTAACCAAGCCATGTTCTTCTTTGATTTCCAACAAGCAATGGTCAAAATGAGCCTCATTGATGCCAAAGATGAATCCAAGGGTGAAGTGCGACAAAATTGCCGCAGAAtactttaa